TTTCTGGTAAAACGCCATGTTTTATGCTATCAGCTATGATATCCGGGATGACCGCCGCCGCCTCAAGGTGGCCAAGGTGCTGAAAGACTTCGGCGAACGGGTGCAGCTCTCCGTGTTCGAGGCCCGTCTGGAGGCTTCGGAACTGGTGCGGCTTAAAAAGCGCCTCGATCCTGTCCTGGACCAAGCCCAGGACAGCGTGCGCTTCTATCCCCTGTGCGCCGCCTGCGTACCGGGTATCGAGGTCCTGGGACAGGGACTGGTTACTCAAGAGGCTGATTTTATTATTATTTAACGAACATGGGCGAAAGCGGCAAAAACCGGGGAGGTTACCCTCCAGACTTAACTACTTGAAAAAATGGCCTCTTTCTTAAAAGAGGCTGAAAGGGAAGAGGCTTTTTGTGAACCAAGGTGCGATAGATAAAGAGGTTACCCTTTTGGGGGTCCCAAAGCTGCATAGTTACTGGCCGGGAAACAGGCAGGGTTGAAGTTCTAATAAGAGCCTTCGGGCGATTGCGACTTTTATGGCAAAACCATTGTCTAAGGAATTTATTCAGGTACTTGTTGAAGTTCTAATAAGAGCCTTCGGGCGATTGCGACTTTAACAAAATTGTTTTTGGTTAGTATCCGTTGAGGAGCCGTTGAAGTTCTAATAAGAGCCTTCGGGCGATTGCGACCGGTTTTAGTCGATGGTCAAGCTGTCGAGAACCCAGATTACGTTGAAGTTCTAATAAGAGCCTTCGGGCGATTGCGACAAAATAGCCGTCCGGATTGAGGGTATCGCTGAATAAGATCCGCCGTTGAAGTTCTAATAAGAGCCTTCGGGCGATTGCGACCTTTTCCGACATCATCGTCTCCTTCGCCCCGCATACTGTTGAAGTTCTAATAAGAGCCTTCGGGCGATTGCGACATGCGTCCCTCAGTGACGATCTTGATCCGGTAATTGCGCTTGAGTTGAAGTTCTAATAAGAGCCTTCGGGCGATTGCGACATCGGGTTTGGGTGCGCCGTGCTCTATGCATAACCGGAGTTGAAGTTCTAATAAGAGCCTTCGGGCGATTGCGACCCTTCTGTCCGAAAATTTTTTGGCACCTTTCATTCAATTTTGTTGAAGTTCTAATAAGAGCCTTCGGGCGATTGCGACGATTGAAGTAAGCCCCATAAGCATACAGGCTTTCCCCATCGGTTGAAGTTCTAATAAGAGCCTTCGGGCGATTGCGACCCAGCCACCATATACCGCCTTGCTGGCCCGTCTTCCGTTGAAGTTCTAATAAGAGCCTTCGGGCGATTGCGACCGGGAGGGCGTCAGGCCCGCGGATGGGTAGCCGCTCCAGCGGGTTGAAGTTCTAATAAGAGCCTTCGGGCGATTGCGACGGAAAATGTTGGCCAGCCGGGAGGGCGTCAGGCCCGCGGATGTTGAAGTTCTAATAAGAGCCTTCGGGCGATTGCGACATTGTGGGGTATTGTCCTTCTGGTGCTTCCGTACTTGTTGAAGTTCTAATAAGAGCCTTCGGGCGATTGCGACGGACACTGCGGTCTTGGTCATTGGGTCTTTTGGTAACAAATTAGTTGAAGTTCTAATAAGAGCCTTCGGGCGATTGCGACTAGGAGCAGTCTACGTCAATGCCGATCAGTTTATACGGCGTTGAAGTTCTAATAAGAGCCTTCGGGCGATTGCGACTTTTCTCGGATCCACTGCCCGTAAGCGACCATACT
The DNA window shown above is from Candidatus Diapherotrites archaeon and carries:
- the cas2 gene encoding CRISPR-associated endonuclease Cas2, with product MFYAISYDIRDDRRRLKVAKVLKDFGERVQLSVFEARLEASELVRLKKRLDPVLDQAQDSVRFYPLCAACVPGIEVLGQGLVTQEADFIII